The following is a genomic window from Citrifermentans bemidjiense Bem.
AGACACAGGCCGATGCCGCAGCACTCCGCGCAGAAAACGCGGCCAAAGCTGCAGAGGAAAGAGAAAGGCTCGCAGCTGAGAAGGAAAAGCTTGCCGCAGAGAAGGAGCAGGCCGCCGCAGAGCGGGAAAAAGTGGCAAATGAAAAGGGAGAGAGGGCTGATGCCGCTTTCTACAAGTCGATGAGGAAGTAGATTTGCTTCAACGCAAGCTCCAGCTTGCCATCCGTGGGAAGCTGGAGCTTCGTCCTGCATTGCGTTCCCAAGGTGGACCTTGGGAACGAGATACATCTCCCCCCTTTGCAAAGGGGAACGTAGGGGATTTCTTGGGCGAAGGGATGAGGGAAGTGAGAAGAGTAAGCAGAAATTGGGAGCAGCTTTGCCTTTTTGTTGTGCTCGCTACGATACTTTTTACCGCGGGGGGGTGCAGCCATCTTGACGGAACCTTCGGGGCCGGATCGGCATTCGAAGAAGCAAATCGCCATTCCGTCCTGCGAGATTACCAGGCTGCGCTGAAGGGGTACGAACTGGCCTCGAAGAAGTATCCCACGACCGGGGACAGGGCTTTATTCGAGATGGGCATCATCCACTCTCATCCGGACAACCCGCAGAAGGACTATGGCAAAGCGCTGGATTGCTATCGAACCTTGATAAAGGAGTATCCCCGCAGCAGCTACAGGCAGGACAGCGAGATGATGGTTTTTTACCTCGTCAACGTGACCATCAAGGACAAGCTAATCGACTCACAGAGAAACGAAATCGAGGTGCTTCAGCGAGAGGTCCAGAACCAGCGCCAGGAGGCAAGAGCCCTGCAGCTGGAGATCGAGAAGAAGGTGGGTGAAATTGCGGTTCTGCAACAAGAGATTGCGGCACAGGAAGAAGAGATCTCTCCGCCTCCAGTGCCGACGGGACCGGCGGACAAGGTACTGATAGAAAAGAAGGAACGTCGCTTGACCTTGTTGTCGAAGGGTGAGGTGATCAAAAGCTATAAGATCTCGCTCGGGGAAAACCCGAATGGCCCCAAGGAGAGGCAGGGCGACAACAAGACTCCTGAGGGGATCTACCGCATCGATTCGAGAAACAACGACAGCCAGTATCACCTCTCCCTTCATATCTCCTACCCCAACGAGCAGGACAAAAAGCGAGCGAAGCAACTGGGCGTTGCTCCCGGCGGCAACATCATGATTCACGGCATGCGGAATGGCTTCTCGTGGTTTGGGGAGCACCACACCTTGATTGACTGGACCAAGGGGTGCATAGCGGTAACGGACGAGGAAATACAGGAGATCGCAGAATTAGTACCAATCGGGACTGTCGTCGAGATAATGCCGTAGCAGCTTACGCACACGGTCCCGCACCGTTCACACCTCTATGCGGAAGCTGGCGCCCTCTTCGGTGTTGTTGGCGGTGAGCGATCCGCCCATGTTCTTCTCGATGATCGTCTTGGACATGTAGAGACCGATCCCGGTCCCCTTGTCCGGCCCCTTGGTGGTGAAATAGGGGTCGAATACCTTGTCGATGGCGTCCGCGGGAATGCCGCCGGCGTTGTCGCTGACGGTTAACACCGAACGCCCCTCCTCGGCCGCTATACGTATCTCGATTTTGGGGCTGCTCACGTTGCGCTCGGCAAAGGCATCCCTCGCGTTGTTGAGGATGTTGAGCTGAACCTGCGCATACTGGTTGGGATATCCGGTGATGACCGGATTGACATTCCCCGCTACCTCGATATTTATCTGCACCTGTTTCAGGGTCAAACCCATCAGCGATATGGTCTTCTCCACCACGTCGGATATGCCGAATTCCACCTTTTCCATCTCTGGGCAGAAGAAGTTGCGGAAATTGTCGATGGTCGCCGACATGTGTCCGATCGACTCCATCATCTTCTGCACCCGCGACTCAAGGTATTGCTCCGAAAACTCTTCTGTCGCGTAGGTTATCGGCAGTTCCTGTGCCAGTAACCCCAACAGGTTGAGCGGTTGCCGCCACTGGTGGGCGATGTTATTGATCATCTCCCCCATCGCCGCCAGGCGGCTTTGCTGGATCAGCATCTGGTCCCTTTGCCGCAGCTGCTCCGCAGTCCTCGCCCGCTCTGCCGCCTCCCGCTCCAGTTCCCGGTATGCCCGCCCCAGTTCCTCGTGCTGCCGGCGCAGTGTCTCCTCGCCGCGAGCCCGTACCGCTATCTCCGTGCGCAACTGGATTTCGGTCATCACCGCGGCCGCGAGGTTCTCCACCACCTCGACATCCTCCCCGCTCCAGTGCCTCGGCTTATGGTCTATGACGCAGAAGGAACCGAGGACGTAGCCGTCGGAAGTGACCAGCGGAATCCCCAGGTAGGCAATGACCATGAGGTCCCTGATGGCGAGGTTTTCCTTGAACAGCGGATGAACGCGGGCGTCCTCGATGATGAGGGGCTGCTTGGCGACGCGATTGTATTGGCAGAACGAATGCGACAGGGGGGTCTGGCGGCTGGAGAGCCACGGTTCGGGAAGGCCGACGCAGCTTTTAAAGAACTGCCGGTCGCTGTCTACCAGCGTGACGAGGGCGACGGGTGCAGATGCAAAGCGCGAGGCGAGTCTGCTCAGGCGATCGAATGCCTCTTCGGTCGGAGTATCCAACAGGGCTACGGCCCGCAATGCGGCAAGCCGGGCGGGATCAGTAACATGGCTTGAAATATCGCTACCGTTCATTCGGGTTCCCCACTCGGAGCGGTTTCACTTAAATGCGCGAAAGTACCAGAGAGAAGCTATCAGATGCGGTGCGTGTTTCAAGCAAAATTCAGGGGATAGACAAATCGACACTGCCCCTCTTTGTAAAGGGTCATAGGAAATGCCGGGGAAAACCGCTATTGGTCCCCCCTCCCCTTGCGGGAGGGGGTTAGGGGGTGGGGAAAGGTGCGATCATTTCCGTACTTTGCAGCTTCACCCACCCCCCGTCCCCCTCCCGTCAAGGGAGGGGGGAACTCTTCTCCCCGGAATTCTCGGATGAACCTTTGTAAAGGGGGGAGGGTTAGGGAGCGTGGAGAAGTGGCTAAGGGGGACAGGCACCTGCGGAGCCAGTCCCCCAGCTGGAGCGTTGGGTTCATAATTAGTTTCCACCGCCCCCGGTTTGTGCTAGTTATGTAGGACATTTCCAACCGTCTGTTCCCGCCAAGGAGGTTGACCATGAAGATCCGCAAGAAGATTCTCGATTTCGAGTATGAAGAGGTTCTGGAGGTCAAGTACCGCGAGCTGATACGGGTTGGCTGCGCCGTCGCGGTCGGCTGTCCGGATTGACTCAAGAAACACTTCGCGGTCGCGAAGGAAGCTGGCGCTACTGAAGAGGAACTGAACGAGGCCATGGCCTACGGCATGATCGCCCCTTCGGGAAGAGCAAAAAACTTCGTGCTCGGCATGAAGGGCGTGCTGGACGAGTTGTAACCGGGGCGGCATGGCCTGATCCGCAACCGGCGGTGTAATAGCAGCTTGGGCCGGGGCCTCCATGGACCCGGCCTTCACTTTTTTCTAAGCGAGAGTCCCCAAATCTTGAAGCGTCTCTTTATCAAAAGAAGAAGGAAACCGGTCTCGATCCGCCGCAACGTCGCGGCGCTTTCGATGCCGGTGCTCCTGTCGTCCCTGTTCCAGCGCCTGGTTTCCATCGTCGACATCTTCATGGTCGGCGGGTTGGGAGCGGCTGCCATCGCCGCCACCGGCCTCGGCCAGTTGCTGATCTTCGTGACCATGACGGTGTTCTGGGGGCTTTCCACCGGCGCCAACGTGGTTATAGCGCATCTTTGGGGCGCGGGGCGCCAACTTGAGGCACGCCGGGCGGGCTTCGCCTCGCTTTTGCTTTGCGCCCTTCTCGCCGTGGCGGCGACCCTTTTGGGGATTGGTTTCGGCAGCGAGGTGGCAACCTTCATGGGGGCGAGCAGCGACGTCCTGGCCTACGCCTCGCCTTATATCCGACTGGTCTTTCTCTACTTCGCCTTTACCGCCGGACTCAACATCCTCTCCGCCATCAGCCAGGGGACCGGCAACACCAGGACGCCGATGGAGGCCATCCTCCTGGTCAATATCCTGCACGTGGTCATCGCCTACCCGCTCATCTACGGCAAGTTCGGCTTCCCCCGCTACGGTGTGATTGGTGCCGCTTACGCGATCAACATCTCGGAGGCTGCAGGATTCATCTACCTCCTGATCCAGTCGCTCAGGAAGGGGTATCTGAAGATTGGCCCTCCCGACATGGTGCTCCTGAATAAAGTATGGAAGATCGGCTACCCGGTCGCGCTGGAGCGGATCGCCCAGCAGTCGGGACAGCTTTTCTACTCCAAGTTCATCATCGGCTTCGGCACCGCCGCCTACGCGGCGCACCAGATCGGGCTCTCCATCGAATCTCTTTCCTTCATGCCCGGGGCCGGCATGGGGATCGCCGCCGCCACCTTGATGGGACAGTCGCTGGGCGCCAAGAAACTCAGGCGCGCCCACATGAGCCACACCGAAGCGCTGCGGCTCGCCATCATCGTCATGGCCTGCATGGCGCTCCTCTTTTTCTTCATTCCGCACCACCTGATCGCCCTCTTCACCAGCGATCCCGACGTCATCGAAAAAGGAAGCGTCTTCCTGAAGCTGGTCGCCTTCGCCCAGGTGCCGCTCGCCATCTCCTTCGTCTATGCCGGGAGCCTGCGCGGTACCGGCGACACGCATTACGTCTTCCTGGTAACACTCGTCGCCATGTGGGGGATCAGGGTGCTTCTCTCCTACGTCGCCGCAGTCCCGCTGCACCTCTCGCTCTACGCCGTCTGGGGGGTGTTCCTGGTGGACTGGTTCTTCCGGGCCGGCGCTTTCTATTGGCGCTACCAGCGCCGCGACCTGCACAGCGTCATCATCTAGGCGATGCAGCTTTCCTTTGCACCTACCACGGACGGAGTCGAGCTGCAGCGACTGCTTCAGCAGCTCCTGGTTCCCGGGTCTCTTCTCGACGTGCCGCTCGCCAGAAGCATCGACCGCCTCGCCCGCTCCTTCGCACGGTATGCCGCGAGCTACCCCCTGCCGCTTTGGGCTCCCGGGCTCGTGACGGACAACGAGATGCGGAACCTGACCGAGGCGCTCTTGCCCATGGCTGAGATCCGCCCCGCTTTCGACCGCCTGCTGGAGCGCTCTTGCCGCTTCTCCCCTCTTCTCGCCGGATGTTACCTGCACAGCTCCGCCTGCTGGATCGATTTCCTGCAGCGGCTGCAGCCCCCCCTGCCGCTGGCTAACCCCGCCGTGATCCTCTCCGGATTGGCTGAGGATGACCAGGCCCGGCAGCGTTTCCTCTTCTCGCTGATGCTCCCCCATCACTATGGCGGCGGCTTCGACCGTTATCCCCTGCAGTCGCAGTGGCTTTCGGCGTGGCTAAAGGAGCGGGCGCGAAGCTTCGAGGGGGGTATCAGGATACTGGACAGCGCCTGCGGCAGCGGCGAGGGGACCTATCAGGTGGCGGAACTGCTGTTGGAAGCGGGATATTCGGGAAGAAGTTGCGAGGTGCACGGGTCAACGCTGGAAGAGATCGAGCTCTTCGCGGCGGCTCATCTCTACTTCCCGCACGATCCTGAGCGCGAAAGGGAATACCGGGCGCGGATGGCGCCGGTTTTAGGCGCCGCCGATGCTCCGCGGTTTGAGTTTTACCTGGATCGGGTCGGCTCGGTCCCGGAGAGGGAGCCTTACCACCTGGTTTTGTGCAACGGTCTTCTGGGCGGGCCGATGCTGCACGATGACGCGGGGTTGGACACCGCCTTCGCCGGCCTTTCCCAACGTCTTTTACCGGGCGGGGTGCTCTTGGCGACCGACCGCTTCCACGCGGGGTGGAGGATTAAGGTGCCGGCGGAGAAGCTTTGTGCGTTGATGGAGAAACAGGGGCTCACACCCTTTCAGGTACCGGAGGGGATCGGTGGGAAGAAGAGGGTTTGAGCAGCGAACCTCCCTCACCCCCGCCCCTCTCCCAAAGGGCGAGGGGAGACAAGCCAAAGGAAAGAGAGAAACAGTAGAGAAGCAGATTAAGATAGAGATTGAGATTAAGCAGACCCTTCAGGCAAAAAAAGAAGGACGCAGCCTTATGGCCCGTCCCTCTTCTCTTAACTTCTCAACCTAAGTCCTTATCTTAGACTCAATCTCAATCTTAATCTTAGTCTCAATCTTTATCTTTATCTCAATCTTTATCTTTATCTCAATCTTTATCTGCCTCTAAGCCTTTAGCAGCACCCCGCCCCAGGAGAGCCCGCCGCCGAATCCCATCATCAGCACCGTCTCCCCAGGCTTGATAACGCCGTTTCTGCGGTTCTCGTCGAGCGCCAAACCAAGCGACGCCGCGGCGGTGTTGCCGTAACGGTCCAGGTTGAGCAGGAACTTGTCCTTGGGAATCCCGGTCTTCTTGGAGATGAAGTCGATGATCCTCACGTTGGCCTGGTGCGGGATGATGTGGTCGATTTCCTCGGGCCTGATCCCTGCCCGCTCGGCCAGGTCCTTTATGATGCGCGGGATGACATCGGTGGCGAAGGTGAAGACGCTTTTGCCAGCCATCTTGAAGGTGTTCTCCTTGAGCGCGATGCTCTCGGCGCTGATCGGCTTACGCGAACCGGAGGACGGGACCTGGATCAGCTCCCACCCCCTGCCGTCGCTTTGCATCATGGTGTGCTGGATCCCCTTGCCAGACGTCCCGGCACCGAGGATGACGGCGCCGGCCCCGTCGCCGAAAAGGGGAGCCGACCCCTTGTCGTCGAAATCCAGTATTTTCGAGTAGGTATCGGCGCCGATCAGCATGACCTTGCGGTATTTTCCCGACAGGATGAGGTTGTCGGCGACCTCCATCCCGTAGATGAAGCTGCTGCAGACTGCGTTCATGTCGAAGGCGAAGGCCCGCTCCGCTCCGATGTTCTTTTGCACCATGCAGGCGGTGGCGGGGAGGATCATGTCGGGGGTGGAAGTGGCGACGATGATGCAGTCGATCTCGAGAGGGTCGAGATCGGCGTTCTCCAGGGCGCGCAGGGCGGCGCCGGTGGCGAGGTCCGAGGTCGATTCCTCCTCTACGGCAAAACGGCGCTCGCGGATGCCGGTCCTCGAGTGGATCCAGGCATCTGCATCATCAACCAGGTATTCAAAGAAGCTATTGGGGACGACACGGGCGGGGACGTGCCCGCCGGTGCCAAGGATTTCAGCATGCAGCATCTCAGTGCGCCTCCCTTGCTTCCCGCGATGGGGCCGAGAAACGCAATGTTTATCTCATAATAAAATAGCGTTTGTCAATTAATATGATTCTCCTTATCGAAAATCGCGTCCACCACGCCATACACCCATAAAAGGAGAAAGCCGATCAGAAGCCATTTGGCATAGGGCGAATCGGTCTGGATCGAGGCGAGCACATGCTCGGCGTCGACTCCCCCTCCTCGCGCGGCCAGCATCAGTTTTCCGGCGCTGCGCATGGCTATGAAGAGCCCTCCCAGGATGAAGATGTTGTCGAGCAGAATCATCACGCCCCCCTTCACCCGGCTCCCCCGGTACAGCTGCCCGAGCCCCGGCAGCACCAGCGCGGAAAGCGCCACGCATTTGATCTTGTTTCCCATCGTGTTTCTCCTTTTGGCAACGGCGCGGCGGTCGCGCCGGATTAAAAGCCATCGTTTTTGTGTTGTGGATCGCTGCTGTTTCTGCTAGTTATTCAGCCCTATGGACAAAGCATCACGCATAAAAAGACGCAAAGCCATCATGCCGCTCCTCAGGGATCCGGAGGTAGAGGTGCGCCTGGCGGCGGCGCGTGCGCTGGAAAAGCTGGAGGCGGCCGAGAGCCTGGAAGAGATCTTCGATCGGCTGAAACGCGGGGATCGCGCCACCAAAGTGGCCGCTATTTACGCGATGGGGCGCATCGGCGGTGCGAAGGTACTGCCGGTCCTCTTTTACTGCGCGGGAAGAAGCGAGGTAGACATCAAGTCCGCTGCGATACGGGTGCTGGGCGAGGTGGAACTCCCGGAGGCGGTGCCTGTCCTTTTGGAGAAACTCGACGATCCGGCGCCGGAGGTGCGGGCCTTCGCCATCGAAGCGCTCGGCCACTACCGCGACCCCGCCCTGGTCCCCCGGCTGCTCCCTTTCCTGAAAGCAAACGACGGCATGCTCGACGCCGAAGCCGCACTTGCCTTAGGGCGAATCGGCGACGCGTCGCTGGCCGAGCCGCTCATGAGGCTGATCCACTCCCCCCACGAAAAAACCCGCGCTGCAGCGGCAACCGCCCTCTCCCTGCTCCCCTGACTCTCCCTAAAAGTACTGCGCCACGTCGATCCCCTTCACCAGAGGATCTACCAGGTCCACGATGTTGTCGCCGCTCGTGATGAGGCTTCTCAGCTCTGGGTTTTCGAGCAGGCTTCCGTGCGGGTCCATGACCACCTTCACCACCGCCGCGCCGCAGGGCTGGCTGCTGGGGGAGAACACCACGGCGATCTCGTTGCTGTCGAGCCGGACCAGGCTGCCGGTGGGATACTTTCCGGTCAACTCCATGAACCGCTCCACGATGGCGCCGTCCAGGCTTCCCCCCACCGCTTTCCTGATCTCCTTCATCGCCTGGTCGGGGAGCATGGGGCGCTGGTAGCTTCTCAGCGTGGTGGTGGCGTCGTAGAAGTCGGCGACGGCGACGATCTTGCTGGTGGTCCCGAACTCCTTTTCCCTGGCCCACTCCGGGTATCCTGCCCGGTCGTAACGGATATGATGTCCCAGGACCGCCTCGGCCACCCCTTCCGGAACCCCTTCCATCTCCCGGACGATGGCGGCCCCGAATTCCGGGTGCTTCCTCATCTCCAAAAACTCGTCGCTGCTCAGCTTCCCCGGCTTGTTGAGGATGTCCTTGTCCACCCGGGTCTTCCCGATGTCGTGGAGAAAGCCGGCCAGGCCGCACTCCTCCACCTCGATCTCCCCATGTCCCATGGACGCTGAGAGCGCCATGGAGAGTACGCCGACGTTGACGCTATGCTGGAAGGTGTAGTTGTCGTAATCCTTGATCAGGGCGAGACCCAAGAGCGCCGCCGGTTCCTTGATGGCCGCCGAGGCGAGGCTGCTCACCACGGTAAGCATGCGCCGGGAATTGGGTATGCGCCCCTTGCCGATCTCCTCGAAGATGTCGCGCACCGCGCTGACCGCTTCGTTGTAGGTATGGGACAGGGAATTCTCCTCCATCACCTCGATCAGCTTTACCCCGGCCTCCTTCAGCCCGCGCGTCAGGTCGCCGGCCTCGTCGCTTCCCTCCGCCATCAAGCGCGTCAGCACGGTCAGGTCCGGCGTCAGCACCCCCGGCTTGAGGATCAGGCCAGCTATCTTCTTCTCCTCGAGACGGTTGATCAGCTCCTGCAGCGGTGCGGGGGGCGCGAAGAAGAGATGCTCGCCGACCGAGAGAACCCCATCCACAACAGCCAGGCGCAGGTCTCCGCCGTTGCGCTGCAGCATCAGCATCAGCGCTTCCATTTCCCGGAAGGGCTGCAACGAGGCGGGGTGCCCAGGCGGATAGAGCCCGGCCCCTTTGATCGCGCCCGACAGGAGCGTCGCCAGGCGTTGTGCATGCTGCAGGCCGTCAATCATGGGTTCCTCCGGAAATCCTTTCAATGGCGTCCAACGCCTCGCGGCACGCCTCAGCGAGCGCGCCGGAACCGCGGGCGAGCGAGGTGAGCGCGGCAATGGCCGTCTCGTCCCCCAGCATGCCCAGCGTCGAAGCCACTGCAACTTTCAGTTCGAGCCACCGTCCAAGCACGGGCCAGCCGCGGGTGCCGAGCATCTTGAGCAGTTGCGGGGTGACCCTGCGGTCGCCGATGCGCCCTAAGGCGGTCACCACTTCCTTCTTCACCCCGAGTTCTTTCAGGAAGATGTCGCGGCGATCCAAAAGCTTCAACAGTGCCGGCACCGCCTCGCGGCTGCGCATCAGGCCCAGGGAAAGTATGGCGTGGCGTACCACCCCTTCGTCCTCTTCGTCCAGAAGCGGCAACAGCAAGAGTACCGACGCCTCCCCCCCTATCTTCATCAGCGCCCGGATCGCTTCCTTGCGTACCCGGACGTCGTGGTGGTACAGAGGCCGCTTCAGCGCGAGGACGCAGTCGGCGCTGCGCAACTCTCCAATGATCGCCACCATGTTCCTCACCACGTACCAGCGCTCGTCCTTGAGCATCGCGATCAAAGGCGCTATGGCAGCCTGCCCCAGGGCCACGAGCGCCGCTGCCAGCGACTTCCTTTCGAAGAGCCCCTCGGCGAGGCAGATCCTCTGGATCACCCAGTACGCCCCTTTGCCCCCGAGGGCGGCAAGCACGCGGTGAATCGACTCCCGCTCCTCGCATTCGCGGCCTTCCAGCGCGTTTAGCAACTGGTCCGCAGCACCGTCGGCCAGGTGATCCAGCGTGAAGAGCGCGTACTCCCTCTGGGGAAGGCTCCGCTCAGGCTCCTGGTGCTGACGCAGCAGCTCCTCCAGGATGGTGAGAACCGGAACCTGCTGCGGATCGACCTGATACCCCGCCATCAGCTCCCGCCCCAGCTCCTGGTAGCGCGCATCGCTTGGTTCCCCCGCCATCAGCACCAGCAGCTCTCCGATGCCGCGCTGCTGATTCACCGGCGTAGCGGGCATCCCGAGGGAAGGGATGCTGTCCCAACCCTCCTGCACCCCCTCGTGGTACCCGGGACGCTTGGCCCAGATGGAGGCCAAGTCCTTCTCGTTGACCCAGACGGTGCGCACCCCTCTGTCTTCGAGTTCCTTGGCGAGGCCGCCCGCGGCGGCTCCTTTTTGCGGGTCGCAATTGAGCAGCTGTACGAAGATACCCAGGTCGCCGGGGATAAGGTCCTGCATGAAGCTGATGTTGGCGATCCTGCGGATGAAACATTCATGTGCCAGCTGCTGCACCATGTTGTTCCCCTCGACAGGCTCCCCCGTCAGGAGGAACCCGTGCCGGTTCACGCCGAGAACCAGTTCGCGGTCCGACAAGAGCTTCTTCAGGCAGTCGTAAGCGCGCTGCAGGGTCTCGGTGCGGTAAGGGTGCCCTTTGGGATAGAACCCAGCCCCCTTCACCGCCTTGTGCAATTCGACCAGGGCCTGTACCAGGAACCCCCGATTCTCCGCCGGCGGGACCAGCTTCAGCATTTTTTTCTTCACAACCGGCAAAAAGCCTCCCCTCGGTGGAACCTTACACATTAAAGACGCAGGCGATTTTATCTCACAGAACGAAAGCTTGTCAAACTAATAGGGGGCGCAGCCGTAGAATCGCGCCGCTGTTGACACCTCTCGGCAAAAAGCTTAGGATATCGTAGTTTTGCCCCGCCAGAGACGCGGGGACGGGGTGATATGGCCAAGGTAAAAGTAAAGACGGGGTTCGTTTGCTCCGATTGCGGCGCGGACTATCCGAAGTGGCAAGGGCACTGCACGGCCTGCGACGCCTGGAGCACCATCAAAGAGGTCAGGCTCGGATCCGAGAGAGCCGCGCGGCGCGATGGTTTCGCCGGAGCCACCTCGTCGGTCACCCTCCTTTCCCAGGTCGAATGCACCGAACAGTCCCGCTTTTCCAGCGGCAGCGAAGAGTTCGACCGGGTGCTCGGCGGGGGCTTCGTCCCCGGCTCCGTCATCCTGATCGGGGGGGACCCGGGCGCCGGGAAAAGCACCATCTTGCTGCAGACCATGTGCTACGCGGCCGCCTCGAAGGAGGTGCTCTACGTCTCGGGCGAGGAATCGCTGCAGCAGATCGCCGGGCGCGCCAGAAGGCTGCAACTCCCCCTGGACCGGGTGAAGATGCTGGCCGAGAGTTCGGTGGAAGGGGTACTGGAGGCGGCGAAAAGCGAGCGCCCCGAAGTGGTGGTAATCGACTCGATCCAGGTGATGCAGTCGGCAGCGCTGGAAGCGGCGCCGGGAGGGGTTTCCCAGGTGCGCGAGTGCGCGGCGGCGCTCACCTGCTACGCCAAGACCTCCGGAGTGGTGCTGATCATGGTCGGGCACGTCACCAAGGACCAGTCCCTGGCCGGCCCCATGACCCTCTCCCACATGGTCGACACCCAGGTGATGCTCTCCTCCACCGAGGACTCGCGCTACCGCTTGATGCGCACCACCAAGAACCGCTTCGGCCCGGTCAACGAATTGGGCGTCTTCGCCATGACCGAGGCGGGGCTGCGCGAGGTGAAAAATCCTTCGGCGATCTTCCTCTCCCGCAGCGAGAAGGCCGCGCCCGGCAGCCTGATCAGCGTCCTTTGGGAAGGGACCAGGCCGCTTCTGGTCGAGATCCAGTCCCTGGTAGTGGGGGCGCAGTACGGCTCGCCGCGCAGGCTGGGAATAGGGCTCGATCAAAACCGCATCGCCATGATCCTCGCCGTCATCACCAAGCACGGGGGGCTGGTGCTCTCGGACCAGGACGTCTTCGTGAACGTCGTGGGGGGAATAAGGGTATTGGAAACCAGCGCCGACCTCGCGGTGGCCCTGGCCATCGTTTCCAGCTTCCGCAACACGGTGCTCCCCCAGGACCTGCTGGTGTTCGGCGAGGTGGGGCTCTCGGGCGAGATCCGCCCGGTCTCCAACGGGGAAATGCGGCTCAAGGAAGGGGTGAAACATGGCTTCACCCGCGCCATCGTGCCCAAGGGAAACGCGCCGAGAAAGGGGATCCCTGGGTTGGAGGTGGTGGCGGTCACTTCGCTCCCCGAGGCGCTTGAGGCAATTTAAAACTTGCCAATGAGAAGGTAAAAGGAGGCCGTCGCAGCGTCCAAAGCTGTTTTACCCGCGATTTTTTGTCATTCTCCAGGCAAATTTCACTTTACTAATGGAGAAAAATCCTCTTTAATGCCGAATTGATTAGAAAAGGATAGGTGTCATGAATACGGAAAAGCTCGAGTACTTCAGAGGTATCCTGCAGGAAGAGAAGAGATCGCTCCTCGAGGAGGCAGGCCGTACCGTCTCCGAGATGACCTCCGACACGACCAATTTCCCCGACCCTACCGACAGGGCCACCCAGGAATCGGACCGCACTTTCGAGTTGAGGATCCGGGACCGGGAGCGGAAGCTGATCGTGAAGATCCAGGAGGCGCTGGCGCGGATAGAGGCTGGAACCTTCGGCATCTGCGAGGTCTGCGAAGAGGACATCAGCGAGGCGCGTCTCAAGGCACGCCCCGTCACCACGCTCTGCATCGACTGCAAGATGGAACAAGAAAAGAAAGAACGCTTTCGGTAACCAACCCAACCCCCTAGAGCTGTCATTTCCTTCGGAGTTCCCATGGCTGGCCGGAAGGGACAAAACCTCCTGGAGCAAGCATTAACTATTGCCCAGGCCCCAGGTCGGTCCCATCAGGTCCGCCTCAACAGCCTGCTTCGCCTGGCGGCCCGTTGGCATTCCCTCGCCTCGGCCACCATCTATCTCCCCGATCCCAAAGGGGTGGTGTTGCAGCGTCGCTTCAGCACGCTGGCCACCCCCTCCGGCCACAACTGCCACATCCCTTACGGCGTGGGTCTCGCCGGGCGCACCGCCGCCACCCTTTCACCCCAATCCGCCAGTGCCGACCTGCTTCATCCCGACGAGCCCTGTTCCGGCAACGGCTCCATCGCTGCGCTCCCCCTTTTGGACGGGGACCGGCTCTTCGCC
Proteins encoded in this region:
- a CDS encoding Lpp/OprI family alanine-zipper lipoprotein, with the protein product MKKGALLITMLLVSAVTMAGCATSGDLARVETQERALGAKADQALQEAQAAKATADAAKTQADAAALRAENAAKAAEERERLAAEKEKLAAEKEQAAAEREKVANEKGERADAAFYKSMRK
- a CDS encoding beta-ketoacyl-ACP synthase III; translated protein: MLHAEILGTGGHVPARVVPNSFFEYLVDDADAWIHSRTGIRERRFAVEEESTSDLATGAALRALENADLDPLEIDCIIVATSTPDMILPATACMVQKNIGAERAFAFDMNAVCSSFIYGMEVADNLILSGKYRKVMLIGADTYSKILDFDDKGSAPLFGDGAGAVILGAGTSGKGIQHTMMQSDGRGWELIQVPSSGSRKPISAESIALKENTFKMAGKSVFTFATDVIPRIIKDLAERAGIRPEEIDHIIPHQANVRIIDFISKKTGIPKDKFLLNLDRYGNTAAASLGLALDENRRNGVIKPGETVLMMGFGGGLSWGGVLLKA
- a CDS encoding MATE family efflux transporter codes for the protein MKRLFIKRRRKPVSIRRNVAALSMPVLLSSLFQRLVSIVDIFMVGGLGAAAIAATGLGQLLIFVTMTVFWGLSTGANVVIAHLWGAGRQLEARRAGFASLLLCALLAVAATLLGIGFGSEVATFMGASSDVLAYASPYIRLVFLYFAFTAGLNILSAISQGTGNTRTPMEAILLVNILHVVIAYPLIYGKFGFPRYGVIGAAYAINISEAAGFIYLLIQSLRKGYLKIGPPDMVLLNKVWKIGYPVALERIAQQSGQLFYSKFIIGFGTAAYAAHQIGLSIESLSFMPGAGMGIAAATLMGQSLGAKKLRRAHMSHTEALRLAIIVMACMALLFFFIPHHLIALFTSDPDVIEKGSVFLKLVAFAQVPLAISFVYAGSLRGTGDTHYVFLVTLVAMWGIRVLLSYVAAVPLHLSLYAVWGVFLVDWFFRAGAFYWRYQRRDLHSVII
- a CDS encoding GAF domain-containing sensor histidine kinase produces the protein MNGSDISSHVTDPARLAALRAVALLDTPTEEAFDRLSRLASRFASAPVALVTLVDSDRQFFKSCVGLPEPWLSSRQTPLSHSFCQYNRVAKQPLIIEDARVHPLFKENLAIRDLMVIAYLGIPLVTSDGYVLGSFCVIDHKPRHWSGEDVEVVENLAAAVMTEIQLRTEIAVRARGEETLRRQHEELGRAYRELEREAAERARTAEQLRQRDQMLIQQSRLAAMGEMINNIAHQWRQPLNLLGLLAQELPITYATEEFSEQYLESRVQKMMESIGHMSATIDNFRNFFCPEMEKVEFGISDVVEKTISLMGLTLKQVQINIEVAGNVNPVITGYPNQYAQVQLNILNNARDAFAERNVSSPKIEIRIAAEEGRSVLTVSDNAGGIPADAIDKVFDPYFTTKGPDKGTGIGLYMSKTIIEKNMGGSLTANNTEEGASFRIEV
- a CDS encoding L,D-transpeptidase family protein, with protein sequence MGEGMREVRRVSRNWEQLCLFVVLATILFTAGGCSHLDGTFGAGSAFEEANRHSVLRDYQAALKGYELASKKYPTTGDRALFEMGIIHSHPDNPQKDYGKALDCYRTLIKEYPRSSYRQDSEMMVFYLVNVTIKDKLIDSQRNEIEVLQREVQNQRQEARALQLEIEKKVGEIAVLQQEIAAQEEEISPPPVPTGPADKVLIEKKERRLTLLSKGEVIKSYKISLGENPNGPKERQGDNKTPEGIYRIDSRNNDSQYHLSLHISYPNEQDKKRAKQLGVAPGGNIMIHGMRNGFSWFGEHHTLIDWTKGCIAVTDEEIQEIAELVPIGTVVEIMP
- a CDS encoding methyltransferase domain-containing protein; amino-acid sequence: MQLSFAPTTDGVELQRLLQQLLVPGSLLDVPLARSIDRLARSFARYAASYPLPLWAPGLVTDNEMRNLTEALLPMAEIRPAFDRLLERSCRFSPLLAGCYLHSSACWIDFLQRLQPPLPLANPAVILSGLAEDDQARQRFLFSLMLPHHYGGGFDRYPLQSQWLSAWLKERARSFEGGIRILDSACGSGEGTYQVAELLLEAGYSGRSCEVHGSTLEEIELFAAAHLYFPHDPEREREYRARMAPVLGAADAPRFEFYLDRVGSVPEREPYHLVLCNGLLGGPMLHDDAGLDTAFAGLSQRLLPGGVLLATDRFHAGWRIKVPAEKLCALMEKQGLTPFQVPEGIGGKKRV
- a CDS encoding GSU3128 family (seleno)protein produces the protein MKIRKKILDFEYEEVLEVKYRELIRVGCAVAVGCPDULKKHFAVAKEAGATEEELNEAMAYGMIAPSGRAKNFVLGMKGVLDEL